DNA from Leptolyngbya iicbica LK:
GGCCACCGATGAGGATGATGGGGCGATCAGGGGTAGGGCGTAGATCGATACAGTGGCGTCCGTGGTAGGGGCCGAAGTTTTGAAGGACAAGCTCAAGGAAAATCATGATGCTGTCCTCCAGCGCCCCGTCGGCACAGAATTCCGCCGCTCACAGCGAATGTCCGCTAAAGCGGATGCAACGATGCGGAGTGCTCTTCCGAGCACGGCCGCTTTCAGCCCGGTCATTTCAATGCCGGGAGATCGCATTATCCAACCCCCATACGATCGCCCCCAACCCATCCCGGTTATGCCAGACCGCTGCGACGGAATAGAATTCCACCGCTCATAGCGAATGTCCGCTAAAGCGGATGCAACGATGCGGAGCGCTCTTCCGAGCACGGCCGCTTTCAGCCCGGTCATTTCAATGCCGAGAGATCGCATTATCCAACCCCCATACGATCGCCTCCAACCCATTCCGGTCATCCCACACTGCCGCGCCGGAATCAAATTCCGCCGCTCATAGCGAATGTCCTCTAAAGAGGACCAGGCGGTGCGGAGTTCTCGGAAGAGAACGGCAGCTCTGAGCCCGGTCATTTCAATGCCGGGCGGCAGCTCTGGGTTGAATGGCGACCCATACGTGCAGAGCGGGCAAATTATGGATGTGAAAAGCGCTTGAGGGGATGCATCATGGCGTTGTGGCAGCTTTATTATCATTTGGTGTGGGCAACCAAAGAACGGTTGCCACTGATTCAACCCGGTTGGGAGGCTGATCTGTATGGATACATGATTGGCAAGGCGGATAGTTTGGGCTGTATTGTTCATGCCATTAACGGTACTGAGAATCATGTCCATCTCGTGGTTTCCATTCCACCAACACTGGCAATTGCGGAATTTGTCAAGAAAATCAAAGGCAGTAGTTCCAATTATCGAAATAAGGTCACTCCTTTGGGGGGCGATCGCTTTCAATGGCAGGCTGGTTATGGGGTATTTTCTTTGGGTAAGCGCCAACTGGATACCGCGATCGCATACGTCGAAAATCAGAAACAGCACCATGCCAATCAACAACTCTGGATGGCATTAGAACCACCCTTTTCATAAATTACAACCTGGTATTGTCCTCCCTCATCGCCCAGCGTTGACATAATTTGGCTGACCGCGCGATTGGCTCCTAACGAGAAACCAGGACTCAGGAGTCCTCTTTGAGAGGACGAGGGCCATGAGCGGCGGAATTCTATTCCGACGCGGTGGATTGAGATACAGAGGGCTGACCAAATTTCAGGCGGCTCCAGGCGGATTGGAAAGCCGCCACGTCAATGCTGTCGTTGTCTGGCTCCTCCGCTTTGCGCTTGTTGTCTTGACCCTTCTTCTTGCTTTTGCTGCGATTCCCGCCTTGGGCTTGTTTCATCTCGCGGATGGTTTCGGCTTGTTGGATGGCGGCGGCTCTGGGGAGGGCGCTGGTCTCGAAGCAGGCTGCGAGGTCTTTGTAGACGCCGGTGCGGCGGCTCATGGTCTGGTATTTGCGTTCGGTGTCGAGGAGTTTGGCGAGGAGTTCGAGGTAGAGGGGGTCGTTGTCGCTGAGGTCTTGGAGGATGGCCCAAGCGTCGGGGGCCATCACTTCGTCTCTTTCGGCAAGTATTTGACCAGCGCTTTCATCACTTCACCCGGTCGAGTTTGCAAAGGATTAGTTTCACTCGGAGCAGGCAGAAAGTCAGTCCACTCAAAGACTTCAGCGAAGCGGTGTTGATGCAGGCTGTGAACAATCGAACTGACCGCTTCCCTAGAGCCAATAACCAGCAACTTGACGGGTTCGCGATCGCGCTTAGGGTAGCTGTAGAGCTTGAGGGAGAGTTCAAGACTGACGGTTTCGGTGGACTGGGAAGCGGTAGTAAGGAAGGCTTGAGCTTGCATAATTTCAATGTCAACCACTAGGACGTTTTGAGGATGTTAAACGACCATTAGGTAGACTGTCAACCACTGGGACGTTTGAAGGTTACTCATTCTCTGACAGGATGAGCGCATGGGAAAGGCAGGACAAGCACTCAAGCAGGTTTTGGAGGAGTACGGCATCAGCCAGTACAACCTCTCAGTTGCAATGGATGTCGAACGCAACAATGTTCACCGCTGGGTCAATGAAAAACGCGACCCAACGGCTGAAACTGTTATTGAAATTGTCAGAGCATTAAAGTCTATTAACCCTGACGCGGCGGCGGCGTTTAGGGATCTGTATTTAGGCGATGAAGTGTAAATTTCAAGCAATCTTCCAATGCTGCCGATGCCATTCCAAAGCCCCTAAATCAGGTAGAAACTCATCTTCATGAGGCAATATTATTCCTTCCCCGTGGTATTCGCGCATTAGCTTAGTGCCCTGGCTAGCACTTTCAGTCAACCAATTCTGACGAATCAAGATTCGATAGTTTTCGTCGATGCCAAACCACCCATGATCAAATGCCCAATGGTGATTT
Protein-coding regions in this window:
- the tnpA gene encoding IS200/IS605 family transposase, producing MALWQLYYHLVWATKERLPLIQPGWEADLYGYMIGKADSLGCIVHAINGTENHVHLVVSIPPTLAIAEFVKKIKGSSSNYRNKVTPLGGDRFQWQAGYGVFSLGKRQLDTAIAYVENQKQHHANQQLWMALEPPFS
- a CDS encoding helix-turn-helix transcriptional regulator; this encodes MGKAGQALKQVLEEYGISQYNLSVAMDVERNNVHRWVNEKRDPTAETVIEIVRALKSINPDAAAAFRDLYLGDEV